In Sorghum bicolor cultivar BTx623 chromosome 10, Sorghum_bicolor_NCBIv3, whole genome shotgun sequence, one genomic interval encodes:
- the LOC8066400 gene encoding zinc finger protein ZAT5: MSVPDYSTSTGGAIIVSCASVAKLKPQRNSKRRRHHCSSPAASSSSSHSSSTTTQKEEEEDEDMARCLILLAQGPPAAAAVEPARVMPAPAPPSRPKSTSRRAAAEAGGGVCVSYECKTCNKCFPSFQALGGHRTSHNNDKKQQPPPPRRPEEAAAAAVTTTLSLRTAAAATRPAHECSSCGAVFASGQALGGHMRRHRPLTTSSSAAAAPESVVTATGTTGDQDSSKLLQEGNINLELDLNLLPAPSTEQEVTSPAKPPCHAPAVQLMHALTRH; this comes from the coding sequence ATGTCGGTCCCGGACTACTCCACCTCCACCGGCGGCGCCATCATCGTCTCCTGCGCCTCCGTCGCCAAGCTGAAGCCGCAGCGCAACAGCAAGCGACGTCGACACCACTGCTCGTCGCCCGCTGCTTCATCTTCCTCCTCACACAGTAGCAGCACCACCACacagaaagaggaggaggaagacgagGACATGGCTAGATGCCTCATCCTCCTCGCCCAGGgcccccccgccgccgccgccgttgagCCAGCAAGAGTAATGCCGGCACCGGCACCCCCCAGCAGGCCAAAGAGCACGAGCCGCAGAGCCGCCGCTGAGGCCGGAGGTGGCGTGTGCGTGTCGTACGAGTGCAAGACGTGCAACAAGTGCTTCCCCTCCTTCCAGGCCCTCGGCGGCCACCGCACCAGCCACAACAATGATAAgaagcagcagccgccgccgccgcgacggcCGGAggaggcggctgctgctgctgtcacCACCACGCTTAGCCTGCGCACAGCTGCAGCGGCGACGAGGCCGGCGCACGAGTGCTCGTCATGCGGCGCGGTGTTCGCGTCCGGGCAGGCGCTCGGTGGGCACATGAGGCGCCACCGGCCGCTCACCACCAGCTcgtcggccgcggcggcgcccgaGAGCGTGGTCACCGCCACGGGGACGACGGGGGACCAAGACAGTAGCAAGCTGCTGCAGGAGGGCAACATCAACCTGGAGCTGGACCTCAACCTGCTGCCGGCGCCGTCGACGGAGCAGGAGGTGACATCCCCGGCAAAGCCGCCGTGCCATGCACCAGCAGTTCAGCTGATGCATGCTTTGACTCgccactag
- the LOC8066401 gene encoding signal peptide peptidase-like 5: MAAAAVLALLTVSVLAGAAAGGDIVHHDDEAPKIPGCNNDFILVKVQSWVNGKEDGEFVGVGARFGPKIVSKEKHANRTKLTLADPMDCCSPPKHKVSGDVLLVQRGKCKFTKKAKFAEAAGASAIVIINHVHELYKMVCEKNETDLDINIPAVLLPKDAGSALHTLLTDGNAVSVQLYSPDRPVVDTAEVFLWLMAVGTVLGASYWSAWSAREAVIEQEKLLKDGHESLLNVEAGGSSGMVDINVASAIMFVVVASCFLIMLYKLMSYWFVELLVVIFCIGGVEGLQTCLVALLSRWFKPAAESFVKVPFLGAVSHLTLAVCPFCVAFAVLWAVFRQLPFAWIGQDILGIALIVTVIQIVRVPNLKVGSVLLSCAFLYDIFWVFISKRWFHESVMIVVARGDKTDEDGVPMLLKIPRMFDPWGGYSIIGFGDILLPGLLVAFALRYDFSAKKGFRSGYFLWAMVAYGSGLLITYVALNLMDGHGQPALLYIVPFTLGTLIALGWKRGELPNLWTRGEPERVCTHMHMPLLPTTPN, translated from the exons ATGGCCGCCGCGGCGGTCTTGGCGCTGCTCACGGTGTCGGTTCTGGCGGGGGCAGCGGCCGGCGGTGATATCGTCCACCACGACGACGAGGCACCCAAGATCCCTGGATGCAACAACGATTTCATCCTG GTAAAAGTGCAAAGCTGGGTCAATGGCAAAGAGGATGGCGAGTTTGTTGGTGTCGGTGCTCGCTTTGGTCCAAAAATCGTCTCCAAGGAGAAGCACGCAAACCGAACTAAACTCACGCTGGCTGACCCTATGGACTGCTGCTCGCCTCCAAAACACAAG GTTTCTGGAGATGTTCTTTTAGTTCAAAGGGGCAAGTGCAAATTCACAAAGAAAGCAAAGTTTGCTGAAGCTGCTGGTGCTTCTGCTATAGTAATCATAAACCATGTCCACG AATTGTACAAGATGGTCTGTGAAAAGAATGAAACCGATCTTGACATAAATATACCTGCAGTTCTCCTGCCAAAAGATGCGGGTTCTGCTTTACATACACTTCTTACAGATGGTAACGCAG TTTCTGTGCAGCTGTACTCTCCAGATCGTCCTGTAGTTGACACTGCAGAGGTGTTTCTATGGCTTATGGCTGTTGGCACAGTGCTTGGTGCTTCCTACTGGTCAGCATGGAGTGCTAGAGAAGCAGTTATTGAACaagagaagctcctcaag GATGGCCATGAAAGCCTACTGAATGTTGAGGCCGGAGGTTCTAGTGGCATGGTAGATATCAACGTGGCATCAGCGATAATGTTTGTGGTGGTTGCGTCATGCTTCTTAATAATGCTTTACAAACTGATGTCTTACTGGTTTGTGGAGCTACTGGTGGTAATCTTCTGCATTGGAGGTGTAGAG GGTCTGCAAACATGTTTGGTGGCTCTGTTATCAAG ATGGTTTAAACCTGCTGCAGAATCTTTTGTGAAAGTACCGTTCCTTGGAGCTGTTTCACATCTTACTCTTGCAGTTTGCCCATTTTGTGTCGCATTTGCTGTTCTGTGGGCTGTTTTTCGCCAGCTTCCCTTTGCTTGGATTGGGCAAGACATTCTG GGTATTGCACTGATAGTTACAGTCATCCAAATTGTCAGAGTACCTAACCTCAAG GTGGGTTCAGTTCTTCTCAGCTGTGCCTTCCTGTATGACATCTTCTGGGTGTTTATCTCCAAGAGGTGGTTTCATGAGAGTGTGATGATTGTG GTTGCACGTGGCGACAAGACTGACGAGGATGGTGTGCCCATGCTGCTAAAAATCCCGCGAATGTTTGATCCATGGGGTGGATACAGCATCattggctttggtgatatccttCTTCCTGGTCTTTTAGTTGCTTTCGCGCTAAG ATACGATTTTTCTGCAAAGAAGGGCTTCCGGTCTGGTTACTTTTTGTGGGCAATGGTGGCCTATGGCTCTG GACTTTTAATCACATATGTTGCGCTGAACCTGATGGATGGGCATGGCCAACCTGCCCTTCTGTACATCGTGCCTTTCACGCTTG GCACCTTGATCGCGCTTGGATGGAAGAGAGGGGAGCTGCCAAACCTGTGGACGAGGGGAGAGCCGGAGAGAGTGTGCACACATATGCATATGCCGCTGTTGCCGACGACCCCAAACTAA